The following proteins are encoded in a genomic region of Odocoileus virginianus isolate 20LAN1187 ecotype Illinois chromosome 14, Ovbor_1.2, whole genome shotgun sequence:
- the HTR1A gene encoding 5-hydroxytryptamine receptor 1A — MDVLSPGQGNNTTSSQGPFGTRGNATGISDVTFSYQVITSLVLGTLIFCAVLGNACVVAAIALERSLQNVANYLIGSLAITDLMVSVLVLPMAALYQVLNKWTLGQVTCDLFIALDVLCCTSSILHLCAIALDRYWAITDPIDYVNKRTPRRAAALISLTWLIGFLISIPPMLGWRTPEDRSDPDACTISKDHGYTIYSTFGAFYIPLLLMLVLYGRIFRAARFRIRKTVKKVDKKAANHRLAASPAPQPRKSVSGESDSRDWRQGTENKVTGAPCANGAVRQGEEGAALEVIEVHRVGNSKEHLPLPSEAGAVPYVPASFEKKNERNAEAKRKMALARERKTVKTLGIIMGTFILCWLPFFIVALVLPFCESSCHMPTLLGAIINWLGYSNSLLNPVIYAYFNKDFQNAFKKIIKCKFCRR, encoded by the coding sequence ATGGATGTGCTCAGCCCCGGACAGGGCAATAACACCACGTCGTCCCAGGGTCCCTTCGGGACACGCGGCAACGCTACTGGCATCTCCGACGTGACCTTCAGCTATCAAGTAATCACCTCTCTAGTGCTGGGCACGCTCATCTTCTGCGCGGTGCTGGGCAATGCGTGCGTAGTGGCGGCCATCGCCCTGGAGCGCTCCCTGCAGAACGTGGCGAACTATCTCATAGGCTCGCTGGCCATCACCGACCTCATGGTGTCGGTGCTGGTGCTGCCCATGGCCGCGCTGTACCAGGTGCTCAACAAGTGGACTCTGGGCCAGGTCACCTGTGACCTGTTCATCGCCCTCGACGTGCTGTGCTGCACCTCGTCCATCCTGCACCTGTGCGCTATCGCGCTGGACAGATACTGGGCCATCACCGACCCCATCGACTACGTGAACAAGAGGACGCCCCGGCGCGCAGCCGCGCTCATCTCGCTCACCTGGCTCATTGGCTTCCTCATCTCCATCCCGCCCATGCTGGGCTGGCGCACCCCGGAAGACCGCTCGGACCCGGACGCGTGCACCATCAGCAAGGACCACGGCTACACTATTTACTCCACCTTCGGCGCGTTCTACATCCCTCTGCTGCTCATGCTGGTTCTCTACGGGCGCATCTTTCGAGCCGCGCGATTCCGCATCCGCAAGACAGTCAAGAAGGTGGACAAGAAGGCAGCCAACCACCGCCTTGCGGCGTCGCCGGCCCCGCAGCCCAGAAAGAGCGTGAGTGGTGAGTCGGATAGCAGAGACTGGAGGCAGGGCACGGAGAACAAGGTAACAGGGGCTCCGTGCGCCAATGGAGCCGTGAGGCAGGGCGAAGAAGGCGCCGCCCTGGAGGTGATCGAAGTGCACCGGGTGGGCAACTCCAAAGAGCACCTTCCGCTGCCCAGCGAAGCCGGTGCTGTCCCCTACGTTCCCGCCTCCTTCGAGAAGAAAAATGAGCGCAACGCCGAGGCCAAGCGCAAGATGGCCCTGGCCCGCGAGAGGAAGACGGTGAAGACTCTGGGCATCATCATGGGCACCTTCATCCTCTGCTGGTTGCCCTTCTTCATCGTGGCCCTAGTCCTGCCCTTCTGCGAAAGCAGCTGCCACATGCCTACCCTGTTGGGGGCCATAATCAACTGGCTGGGCTATTCCAACTCTCTGCTTAATCCTGTCATTTACGCCTACTTCAACAAGGACTTCCAAAACGCGTTTAAGAAGATCATCAAGTGCAAGTTCTGCCGCCGATGA